One stretch of Streptomyces hygroscopicus DNA includes these proteins:
- a CDS encoding LuxR family transcriptional regulator: MTAPPELTKVLIVEDHRVVAEGLWALLAEYADLTVVGWADSVAETVPMAKELKPDVALVDFRLPDGTGADAAAGMRAHDPSVAIVILSADASDSALLAAVEAGACGYLLKSASGDEIASAIRSAAEGETLIPASTLVEVLARHREDARSTAEQTERLDSMTPREQEILTLMSQGLDNRAVAERLSISYATVRTHVRRILEKLDARSQLEAVARAAEFGFKPAQPEGPEE; this comes from the coding sequence GTGACAGCACCTCCCGAACTGACGAAGGTGCTGATCGTCGAGGACCACCGGGTGGTGGCCGAGGGGCTGTGGGCCCTGCTGGCCGAGTACGCGGATCTGACGGTGGTCGGCTGGGCCGACTCGGTCGCCGAGACCGTGCCCATGGCCAAGGAGCTGAAGCCCGATGTGGCCCTGGTCGACTTCCGGCTGCCCGACGGCACCGGGGCCGACGCGGCGGCCGGCATGCGGGCCCATGACCCCTCCGTCGCCATCGTGATCCTCAGTGCCGACGCCAGCGACTCGGCGCTGCTGGCCGCGGTGGAGGCGGGCGCCTGCGGCTATCTGCTGAAGTCGGCGAGCGGCGACGAGATCGCGTCCGCCATCCGCTCGGCCGCCGAGGGCGAGACCCTCATCCCGGCCAGCACCCTGGTGGAGGTGCTGGCACGGCACCGCGAGGACGCGCGGTCGACCGCCGAGCAGACCGAGCGCCTGGACAGCATGACCCCGCGTGAGCAGGAGATCCTCACGCTGATGAGCCAGGGCCTGGACAACCGGGCCGTCGCGGAGCGGCTGAGCATCAGCTACGCCACCGTGCGCACGCATGTGCGCAGGATCCTGGAGAAGCTCGACGCGCGCTCACAGCTGGAGGCGGTCGCGAGGGCCGCCGAATTCGGCTTCAAGCCCGCGCAGCCGGAGGGGCCGGAGGAGTGA
- a CDS encoding phosphoesterase PA-phosphatase related protein produces the protein MRVHGRIRCPLSSGHTIAFLVAAACYAAVLAAVLTGSQLVRLDWQVALFKPYKQWPQLQPVLDAFVIAGQRGPTTLAALAWACWRGGRTRSPRPPLVLGVALLLLNVSVGAVKILTGRVGPHYAQTPGSAELFHGGMVFPSGHTANAVVVWGTVAYLAGRHRRTGALIACVMALGIGLTTVYLGTHWVSDVLSGWVAGVLVLLVLPLFEPLIATVSASVSARAAMYSMGR, from the coding sequence ATGCGAGTCCATGGACGGATCCGATGCCCGCTCAGCAGCGGACACACGATCGCCTTCCTGGTGGCCGCCGCCTGTTACGCGGCGGTCCTCGCGGCCGTCCTCACCGGCTCGCAGCTCGTCCGGCTCGACTGGCAGGTGGCCCTGTTCAAGCCGTACAAACAGTGGCCGCAGCTCCAGCCGGTCCTGGACGCCTTCGTCATCGCGGGCCAGCGCGGCCCCACCACCCTGGCCGCCCTGGCCTGGGCCTGCTGGCGCGGTGGGCGGACCAGAAGCCCTCGTCCGCCGCTGGTCCTGGGCGTGGCGCTGCTGCTGCTCAATGTGAGCGTCGGCGCCGTCAAGATCCTCACCGGGCGGGTGGGCCCGCACTACGCCCAGACCCCCGGGTCCGCCGAGCTCTTCCACGGCGGAATGGTCTTCCCCTCCGGTCACACCGCCAACGCCGTCGTCGTCTGGGGCACCGTCGCCTATCTCGCCGGTCGCCACCGGCGGACGGGCGCGCTGATCGCCTGTGTGATGGCGCTCGGCATCGGTCTGACCACCGTCTATCTGGGCACCCACTGGGTGAGTGACGTCCTGAGCGGGTGGGTGGCGGGCGTCCTCGTCCTGCTGGTCCTCCCCCTCTTCGAACCGCTGATCGCGACCGTTTCCGCGTCCGTCTCCGCTCGTGCGGCGATGTACTCCATGGGCAGGTGA
- a CDS encoding LuxR family transcriptional regulator — MNQVALRVLIADDHAVVRQGLRMILGLDNEIKVVGETTNGREAVRLARELCPDVVLMDLLMPVMDGVSATAEIRQDLPEIEVVALTSSLDDAMVMGAVRAGAIGFLLKNAEADDLRNAVKAAAAGQIHVSPAAISRLMGQVREPSGPEQLTERETEVLTMLARGKANKEIAHDLRIGQQTVKTYVSHILTKLGVHSRTQAAVYAVQSGLVPAGELTPPEALESTTREQWWSA, encoded by the coding sequence GTGAACCAAGTGGCGCTTCGCGTGCTGATCGCAGACGACCATGCGGTGGTCCGGCAGGGCCTACGCATGATCCTTGGGCTCGACAACGAAATCAAGGTGGTGGGCGAGACGACCAACGGCCGGGAAGCCGTGCGGCTGGCCCGGGAACTGTGCCCCGACGTCGTCCTGATGGACCTGCTGATGCCGGTGATGGACGGCGTATCCGCCACGGCGGAGATCCGCCAGGACCTCCCCGAGATCGAGGTGGTGGCGCTGACCAGCTCCCTCGACGACGCCATGGTCATGGGCGCGGTCCGGGCGGGGGCCATCGGCTTCCTGCTGAAGAACGCCGAGGCCGACGACCTCCGTAACGCGGTGAAGGCCGCCGCCGCGGGCCAGATCCATGTCTCCCCGGCCGCGATCTCCCGGCTGATGGGCCAGGTCAGGGAGCCGAGCGGCCCGGAGCAGCTCACCGAGCGGGAGACCGAGGTCCTCACCATGCTCGCGCGCGGCAAGGCCAACAAGGAGATCGCCCACGATCTGCGGATCGGCCAGCAGACGGTGAAGACGTATGTCAGCCACATCCTGACCAAGCTGGGGGTGCACAGCCGGACCCAGGCGGCGGTCTACGCGGTGCAGTCCGGCCTGGTACCGGCGGGTGAACTCACCCCTCCGGAAGCACTGGAGTCCACGACGAGGGAGCAGTGGTGGTCGGCGTGA
- a CDS encoding histidine kinase, with protein sequence MVVGVINTRWTPIRRRRSATALAEVTQHILAGETADDTLRLIARRVRELLGADMARVMVLEPGDVLTIRATDGAPWTAPSGPLTPGGSSPARQAIRAGRPTVSSHDRRPRRLGRDPRHAVPASVLDAPLLVRGHPVGVIEVANRGSGRRLSHADVSAVGRFAAPAAHAVAQIRHREHLRRLASAAAGPGSGGSAGSSGSSGLPDPSGFASGSSEPSGPSGFAGASGFAGASGLAGASGPSGSPWGSSGSPGFTRSSGPCVRRTLDSLAAGAVARTGAASCTVYLLEPGPSANLRLVGGGHGHTPPSRKPALEAIAGAAPVIHGGGRTGADGEGPARGAVAAWPLLRESTAIGAMCCHFPPGRDPGEADITLLEVIAGHASCAVENDRQQGATQERSVREERQRISRELHDSVSQALYGIALGARTAREMLERDIDSAEPVGRVETPSPLEGAVWVDPAGGHEAVGEVVGLTELAELAEPIEYIRRLADAAIAETRTLLCRLRPESLETEGLVTALTQHIEALRARYGIATEAKLDAEPETTPEAKHALYRIAQESLHNIAKHSQARNVRLHLLNEPGAVTLTVADDGVGFDCKGSFPGHLGLLSMRERAREVGGTLNVDSRPGQGSRIRARVPATPDS encoded by the coding sequence GTGGTGGTCGGCGTGATCAATACCCGATGGACCCCGATCCGGCGGCGACGGAGCGCCACCGCGCTCGCCGAGGTCACCCAACACATCCTGGCGGGCGAGACCGCCGACGACACGCTCCGGCTGATCGCCCGCCGGGTGCGTGAGCTCCTGGGCGCCGATATGGCCCGGGTGATGGTGCTGGAGCCGGGCGACGTCCTGACGATACGAGCCACCGACGGCGCCCCATGGACCGCGCCGAGCGGCCCCCTGACGCCCGGCGGCTCCTCCCCCGCCCGCCAGGCGATCCGCGCCGGACGGCCCACGGTCTCCAGCCACGACCGGCGGCCGCGCCGGCTCGGCCGGGACCCCCGGCACGCGGTCCCGGCCTCGGTGCTGGACGCGCCGCTGCTGGTGCGCGGCCACCCCGTGGGGGTGATCGAGGTGGCGAACCGCGGCAGCGGGCGACGGCTCAGCCATGCCGATGTGAGCGCCGTGGGACGCTTCGCGGCCCCCGCGGCCCATGCGGTCGCCCAGATCCGGCACCGGGAACATCTGCGGCGGCTGGCGTCCGCGGCCGCCGGACCGGGCTCCGGCGGTTCCGCGGGCTCTTCGGGGTCATCGGGCCTGCCGGACCCTTCGGGGTTCGCTTCCGGGTCCTCGGAGCCTTCGGGGCCTTCCGGCTTCGCGGGAGCTTCGGGATTCGCGGGGGCGTCGGGGCTCGCGGGAGCGTCGGGACCTTCGGGTTCCCCTTGGGGCTCGTCCGGTTCCCCGGGGTTCACCCGTTCCTCCGGCCCCTGCGTACGGCGGACCCTGGACTCCCTGGCCGCGGGCGCGGTGGCCCGTACCGGCGCCGCGAGCTGCACGGTCTATCTGCTGGAGCCCGGACCGTCGGCGAACCTGCGCCTGGTCGGCGGCGGCCACGGCCACACCCCGCCGTCCCGGAAACCGGCGCTGGAGGCGATCGCCGGGGCCGCGCCCGTCATCCACGGCGGCGGCCGTACCGGCGCGGACGGCGAGGGCCCGGCGCGGGGCGCGGTGGCCGCCTGGCCACTGCTGCGCGAATCCACCGCGATCGGCGCGATGTGCTGCCACTTCCCGCCCGGCCGCGACCCCGGCGAGGCGGATATCACCCTCCTGGAGGTGATCGCGGGGCATGCGTCCTGCGCGGTGGAGAACGACCGGCAGCAGGGGGCCACCCAGGAGAGGTCCGTCCGGGAGGAGCGGCAGCGCATCTCGCGCGAGCTGCACGACTCGGTCTCGCAGGCGCTCTACGGCATCGCACTGGGTGCCCGTACCGCCCGCGAGATGCTGGAACGCGACATCGACAGCGCGGAGCCGGTGGGACGGGTCGAGACGCCGAGCCCACTGGAAGGGGCGGTATGGGTCGATCCGGCGGGCGGCCACGAGGCCGTCGGGGAGGTGGTGGGCCTCACCGAGCTGGCCGAACTCGCCGAGCCCATCGAGTACATACGGCGGCTCGCGGACGCCGCGATCGCCGAGACCCGGACCCTGCTGTGCCGACTGCGGCCCGAATCGCTGGAGACCGAGGGCCTGGTCACCGCGCTCACCCAGCATATCGAGGCGCTCCGGGCCCGGTACGGGATCGCCACCGAGGCGAAGCTGGACGCCGAACCGGAGACCACACCGGAGGCCAAGCACGCCCTGTACCGGATCGCCCAGGAGTCGCTGCACAACATCGCCAAGCATTCGCAGGCCCGGAACGTACGGCTCCATCTGCTCAACGAACCGGGCGCCGTCACCTTGACGGTCGCCGACGACGGCGTGGGCTTCGACTGCAAGGGCTCCTTCCCCGGCCATCTCGGGCTGCTCTCCATGCGGGAGCGGGCCCGTGAGGTGGGCGGCACGCTGAACGTGGACAGCCGTCCCGGACAGGGAAGCCGCATCCGGGCCAGGGTTCCGGCCACGCCGGATTCCTGA
- a CDS encoding geranylgeranyl pyrophosphate synthase: MQPTVRDRALADGLRAGQAAVDEGLLKATKSDVPFINEAARELTRTAGRRLRPLLVLLAARFGDPGAPGVVPTAVVVELTHLATHYHDGLRDQAAVRRGAPRQDANWDNTVAVLIGDFLFARASHILADLGTQAVRLQAEAFRRQVTGQILETAGPRDGRDPVEHHLEVLASRTGSLTAVSGRLGALVSGADPSAVDALERYGERLGVASHLADEVAAPTARRPTLPVLLLAERVEAEEPAGPANGTDRADRADRADRADLADRADLADRELYELLTGPADRPGYAEAVARLRTHPVLDRAREETARQADAARAALSALPDRPARAALESLCEAVVRRAGAVPPPGPGAPTAPSSSG; the protein is encoded by the coding sequence ATGCAGCCGACCGTGCGGGACCGCGCGCTGGCGGACGGCCTCCGGGCCGGCCAAGCGGCGGTCGACGAGGGCCTGTTGAAGGCCACCAAGAGCGATGTGCCGTTCATCAACGAGGCCGCGCGGGAGCTGACCCGCACGGCCGGGCGGCGGCTCCGGCCGCTGCTGGTACTGCTGGCGGCGCGGTTCGGCGACCCCGGCGCACCGGGCGTGGTGCCCACCGCCGTCGTCGTCGAGCTGACCCATCTGGCCACGCACTACCACGACGGCCTACGGGACCAGGCGGCCGTACGGCGCGGCGCCCCGCGCCAGGACGCCAACTGGGACAACACGGTGGCCGTGCTCATCGGTGACTTCCTCTTCGCCCGCGCCTCGCACATCCTCGCCGACCTGGGGACACAGGCCGTACGGCTCCAGGCCGAGGCGTTCCGGCGGCAGGTCACCGGCCAGATCCTGGAGACGGCCGGACCGCGCGACGGCCGCGACCCCGTCGAGCACCATCTGGAGGTGCTGGCGAGCCGGACCGGCTCACTGACCGCCGTCTCCGGACGGCTCGGCGCGCTGGTCTCGGGTGCGGACCCGAGCGCTGTCGACGCCCTCGAGCGATACGGCGAACGGCTGGGCGTGGCGAGCCATCTCGCCGACGAGGTGGCGGCCCCGACCGCCCGCCGCCCCACCCTGCCTGTGCTGCTGCTGGCGGAGCGGGTGGAGGCGGAGGAGCCCGCCGGCCCGGCGAACGGCACGGACCGTGCGGACCGTGCGGACCGTGCGGACCGTGCGGATCTCGCGGACCGTGCGGATCTCGCCGACCGGGAGCTGTACGAGCTGCTCACCGGGCCCGCCGATCGGCCGGGGTACGCGGAGGCGGTGGCGCGGCTGCGCACCCACCCGGTCCTGGACCGGGCCCGCGAGGAGACCGCCCGTCAGGCCGACGCCGCCCGCGCGGCCCTGTCGGCGCTCCCCGACCGCCCGGCGAGGGCCGCCCTGGAATCGCTCTGCGAGGCGGTGGTGCGGCGGGCCGGCGCCGTTCCGCCGCCCGGGCCGGGCGCCCCTACGGCACCCAGTAGTTCTGGCTGA
- a CDS encoding beta-glucanase encodes MRGRDAACVPFGAHSVPYVPGTLRPSGDPAAADRQVLEHYRRWKAFFLRSGDEVGGRGRCAVFTPDAAHPFVAEAQGYGLVITALMAGADRDAHALFDGILRHVLAHPSVNHPELHAAQQDAGGRDAGGRDSATDGDLDIAYGLLLADRQWGGGHGDYKALALRRIDAVMEREVHPGTRLAKLGDWSSGRFDEVSRTSDWMPDHFRAFRAATGDPRWDEVLDAHLSLAGALRTRHAPATGLLPDFVVDTTSGDPRPAPGKVLESPYDGDYHWNACRVPWRLGADAVTSGDTRTRAAARGLSRWARTATGGDPGGIRSGYRLDGTAYGEAGSPAFFAPFAVAAMTEGEMGDEGGEGEDEGAQSWLDALWARMCGSPPDPARAYAAGVQLQSMLVVSQNYWVP; translated from the coding sequence ATGAGGGGACGCGATGCGGCGTGCGTCCCGTTCGGGGCGCACTCGGTCCCGTACGTCCCCGGCACGCTCCGGCCCTCCGGCGACCCGGCGGCGGCCGACCGGCAGGTCCTGGAGCACTACCGGCGGTGGAAGGCATTCTTCCTCCGGTCGGGCGACGAGGTGGGCGGCCGGGGCCGGTGCGCGGTGTTCACCCCCGACGCGGCGCACCCCTTCGTCGCCGAGGCCCAGGGCTACGGACTGGTGATCACCGCGCTGATGGCGGGCGCCGACCGTGACGCCCACGCCCTCTTCGACGGCATCCTCCGGCATGTGCTGGCCCACCCCTCCGTCAACCACCCCGAGCTGCACGCCGCCCAGCAGGACGCCGGTGGCCGGGACGCCGGGGGACGGGACTCCGCGACCGACGGCGACCTCGACATCGCGTACGGGCTGCTGCTCGCGGACCGGCAGTGGGGCGGCGGCCACGGCGACTACAAGGCGCTCGCACTGCGGCGGATCGACGCCGTCATGGAGCGCGAGGTGCACCCCGGCACCCGGCTGGCCAAGCTCGGCGACTGGTCCTCGGGCCGCTTCGACGAGGTCTCCCGTACGTCGGACTGGATGCCGGACCACTTCCGGGCGTTCCGCGCGGCGACCGGCGATCCGCGGTGGGACGAGGTGCTGGACGCGCATCTGTCGCTGGCGGGTGCGCTGCGCACCCGCCATGCCCCGGCCACCGGGCTGCTCCCCGACTTCGTCGTGGACACCACGTCCGGCGATCCGAGGCCCGCGCCGGGGAAGGTGCTGGAGAGCCCGTATGACGGCGACTACCACTGGAACGCCTGCCGCGTCCCCTGGCGGCTCGGCGCCGACGCGGTGACCAGCGGCGACACACGGACCCGGGCCGCCGCGCGCGGGCTCAGCCGCTGGGCGAGGACGGCGACGGGCGGTGACCCCGGGGGAATCCGGAGCGGATACCGGCTCGACGGCACGGCCTATGGGGAGGCCGGCTCGCCCGCCTTCTTCGCGCCCTTCGCGGTTGCCGCGATGACGGAGGGCGAGATGGGTGACGAAGGGGGCGAAGGGGAGGACGAGGGGGCGCAGAGTTGGCTGGACGCGCTGTGGGCGCGGATGTGCGGCTCCCCGCCCGATCCGGCCCGCGCCTACGCGGCGGGGGTGCAGCTCCAGTCGATGCTGGTGGTCAGCCAGAACTACTGGGTGCCGTAG
- a CDS encoding photosystem reaction center subunit H, producing the protein MIQSADIREWRDQDVVDEQGRKIGVLEAIYVATATDEPAMATVRTGLPTRHRLVFVPVDDAVVGPGYVKVSYTRSLVKKAPWVGIDDVLPAEQEGAIFQHYGKTYQSGPGGGRQLARR; encoded by the coding sequence ATGATCCAGTCAGCCGATATCCGTGAGTGGCGTGACCAGGATGTCGTCGATGAGCAGGGCCGCAAGATCGGGGTGCTCGAGGCGATCTACGTGGCCACCGCCACCGATGAACCCGCCATGGCCACGGTCCGCACCGGACTGCCCACCCGCCACCGGCTGGTGTTCGTCCCGGTGGACGACGCGGTGGTCGGGCCGGGCTATGTGAAGGTCTCCTACACACGCTCGCTGGTGAAGAAGGCCCCCTGGGTCGGCATCGACGATGTGCTGCCCGCGGAGCAGGAGGGGGCGATCTTCCAGCACTACGGGAAGACGTACCAGTCGGGTCCGGGCGGCGGGCGGCAGCTCGCACGCCGCTGA
- a CDS encoding hydrophobic protein has product MVPLLVVLLLALLLFGAGFALKALWWIAVIVLAVWLIGFVARPTVGGRRGRWYRW; this is encoded by the coding sequence ATGGTTCCCCTGCTCGTCGTTCTTCTTCTCGCACTGCTTCTCTTCGGCGCCGGATTCGCCTTGAAGGCTCTGTGGTGGATCGCGGTCATCGTGCTCGCCGTCTGGCTGATCGGCTTCGTCGCCCGGCCGACGGTCGGCGGGCGACGTGGACGGTGGTACCGCTGGTAG